Part of the Serinus canaria isolate serCan28SL12 chromosome 1, serCan2020, whole genome shotgun sequence genome is shown below.
TGACAAGCTTGAGACAGACAAAAGCTGCACAACAAATGCCTTTTCCAATTAGCACTGGGTTAACACAGACTTGACTTGTGTTGAAGCTCCTGAAGAtattttacaaaggaaaaagagaaactcAAATGATTCCAAGCTCCTCTGCAGTTTCAGGTAAACACATCAGTAACAAACTGACACCTGTAGCACTTGTTTCCTATTTCCATATGGATGCTCGCACTCCATGAATTACTGAGGGCGGCCCTTACCTTGGGACAATCGGACATCAAACCTGATTGTTGGAAAATCAACAACCAGCATTTGCACAGCTCTCAATGCTGCATCCTTACCGTTTCCCAGTAAGTAAGCATTGCTATAGGCACTGGTGCTTTAGAGTCAGTAAGGTGGGTGGAAATACAACGGAATATGGAAAGGACCATACACATACATTGAGGCAAATCAACAGTGATGCTATGAGTGGTCTCTCCAGGGGTGACACTATGATCCTTCTTCTTAAATATATAAACAACAAATCAGACCAGAAGTCAGTCTGCCAGTTTTCATACAGCTGAGCTGCAGTCATGACCTAAAATATGGCTTATATTGTGGGCAGGGCGGTTTGAGGGCTGCTTGGAAGAATCTGAAGCAGACGTGTTTGCAATGGAAAGCAAAGGTGACATGGCTGAGCCATCTGGAGGAAGAGCAGTGGCTATTTCTGGAAACAAAGAAGTTAAGTTAAAATTGGATAAGTGCGACGTGTTGGTCATGTGCATTGGTGGCATATctggaagcaaaggaaaacttGGCTGAGCAAAACCAACAGGCCTGGGAGGAGACAAGATGGATCCAAACCGATTGTTTAAACCTCCACTGCTCGGCTTCTCCGTGCTTGGGTTTGGAAACATTTGATTGGGGAAGTAAGGGATAGAAATGTCATTGGAGAGGGTAGGGTGGGCAGGAGAGTAGGGTGGATAGAAGGACGGCAGTGTATTCTGAGGATCAACTGGGATTAGAGCTGGTGTCCGAGTGGCACTAGGCTGAGTGACCGGTGGGATGAAAGAAGCATTAGCGTTTATTGGTGGATTCATGCCACCCTCTGGAATGAAAGGGAATCCAAAATTCTGGGAGAGCGTGTGTTGGTCAGGGGCCACGTTATCGTTGGACACTTGAGGGCCATCAGACATGAATCGGACAATGCTGCCTCTTTTTTCTATCGTGGACTGCTGGCGCCCGAGGATCATGCTGCCACTGGTGGAGAGAGGAAGATGGGGAAGACTAGGGTCAAAGACATTTCCATGTCTCTGATTTCCGGATCGGTTCCTTTCGGGCTGGCGTATTTTAGAACCCCCATTGTCTTGCAGAGGATGCCTCGAGCGCTGAGTGACCGAAGAATTTGGCTGACGAACAGAAGGCTGCCCTTGCTCGCCGTTTCCATGAGAAACTGCAGGGTGAGGGTGAGCTGGCCTCACAACTCCATGCATATTGCTGGACACGGGTGTATTCATGTGGTTCTTAGTTCCATGACTGTCCGTCATCCTCATGGGGTTGGACTTCTGCGCAGAGATGTTCGGGCTTGTATTGCGGCCCTGAATGTCTCCTGAGGAAGAAGAACTCGAAAAAGGAATAGTCAGTGAACTGTTCCTTGTGTTAATTGCCCCAATGGACATGtcacagctttccctgctctggccaTCACCATCCCTTCGGATGTGGACGCTCTCCCGTGCTGGGGGACAGTTGTACTCGATTGTAGAGGAGGCACCGCACTGTGTGTTCCTTTGATGGTCTGCGATTGATCTTTGGCTTCCACTGACTTGATCTCCAAGGTGAGGGGCGAGCAAACTCTGCATGAAACTTTGGTGGcatgtgttttcattttccctcGATGGCAGGGTATTCCCCGTTGGAATACCCTGCACTGGCTGGTAGGGAAGTCTCTTCTGCCTCTCTATGGATGGCGCAGCATTCTGACCGATTCGGAACGCTTGTGACTGCATGCCCCGGAGCGAGGACACAGAATTGCCAATTTCACTGTTTCTTGAAGCCTGCACGTCGAAATTGCCCGTCGGTTGTTGATTGGGTCCAGAGGGCTTAAATGTCTGGCAGTCAGAAAGACGCTGCACATCCGAGCCAACTGTGTGGTCAACTGACAAGCGGCCCTGCATATTGTGAATCGCCAATCCTTTACTTCTAGAAACATCAAGATAGCTTCTCATTTCAAGCTGGTCAGAAACTCTAGGGCCTTGAAGAGATATTCCTATTCTCTGCTCGGAATTAGAGGGCGTCTTCCCAATGAGAGCCTCAGCAGAGTAGCTGGAAACTCTGTTTCTTTCCTGCCTGTGAGGGGTGCATGTCATATCTGATGGTCTGGAAACGATACTGGCCTGGGACACCATTTGCTGCTCTAAGCCCCTCGAGGTCATAAGCCTTTGCATCTGATTGTGCCCTGACACGTGTTCTGAAGCGGAACCTTGCTGTCTGCTGCCAACATCCTGTTGCTGTTGATGCATAATATCCTGATTGATATGGCTCTGAGGGTGGTTGTGGTGGTTTCTGCTTGTTGCAGGATTTTCACAGTTCTTTTCAGGCTGGGAAGCTCCAAagtgctgctgcatctgctgctgcatttgttGGTGGTGAGGATGGGGCTGACCACCTTTCTGGCGTGTTTGATCACTTCCGTGGTGTTTTTGCTGTAGAGAAAGCTGTGTGGCTTGTGTTCCCTGGATGAGATTCCGTTTCTTTTGCATCTGCACCTCCTGCTGTATCGTTCGCTGTTGGTGGACGCTGTGGGGCTGAGAGTGGACTGAGTTTTCTCCGTGAGTGAcgtggtgctgcagctggtaCAAGTGGTGCCTCTCTCTTAactgcccagcctgctgctgcttcaagtACGGGTGATTACTGTGAAGGTGAGAGatgccttgggcagggacatgTTGGATTGGCTGCaagtgctgccctgcctggcctggctgctctgagagCGGTGGCTGAGAACCGCACTGAACTTCAGTTTGTCTCAAAGCCGGCGGTACGAAATTGCTGTTGGGTGGGAACAACCTGTTGAGGCCATCAGCGTGCCCTTGATTGCTCACTGGTGCCACTGAGTTGGATGAATTAGGAGGAATCTGACTAACCAGCATCTGTGTTTGATCAGCAATACCCTCTGGTGTCCGGTTCATCAGCGCCATCCCCTCGAGCCTTATGGGTGCTGTCTGGCACTGCTTTTGCCTCTTtgctgtggaaagcagcaggtCATCCTGAACGGCCCTCTTGGCAGAGTCTTTGCGACCTTCatggttttgctgctttaagtgggattcctgcagctggggagccTGCATGCTGCTTGCCCTGATAGCATTCAGCTGTTCCTGAGCATATTCACTCATCAGAGCAGGTCCCGGAGATGGATTGATGTATGTGCTAGATGGAAGGGAGAGGCTCACGGTTGCAGGGACACTTGCAGGCTCTGAAGACTGGGATAAACCCGAGCAACTCACCAGGGGATGGACAATGCGGCTCTGGTGTATCAGATTATTCACGCTTAGACTGGTTATGCTGGGTGTCTGGGAAGTGGAAATCTGCAAAGGAGTGTTTGATGTTTCCACACCTCCTACAGAGCAGCTTGGCTTCTCAACCTGCCTGTCGACATTCGTCTGTACTGTTTCATGAGCACTGAATTTGTTTGGTGCCGCTTCCAGCGGCCCTGCgttgttttctttcactgactGAGGTTTAAAAGGCTGTTGCTCTCTCTCCAAAGGTGTAACCTCAGACTTAGAGATGACATCCCTCGTGTTAACCTGTATTCCCCCTCCACCTTTCTCAAGGCTTTCCTGGTCAAAAATAGCTCTTGCAGCAAGAGCTACAATGTCAGTCTGTTCTGAAAATGTGCAGCTGTTACAGGTACTGGtagaggtgctgctggtgacaTCTTCTCTGGTGGTATCTGGCAACATAGATGCAACTGAGAAGCCCCgactgctgccagagctggttGACATGGGGGAGTCTGCCTGCCTGCTAGTAATAAGGGAAGCACTGACTACTTCCTGATCAGAGACGCAGGAGTGAGGCTGGGAGAGAGCGTCACTTTCCGTGTTCATCAGCAAGAGTTCCTGCTTCTCAGGCAAAGCAACGTTTGATTCTGCTGATTTAGAGTTTTCCATAGGAAAATTAGAATGCTCCTCCTGAACAGTAAATGAAGAggttttttccacagctgttcTTTCTTTTGTGAGATCAGACAGCATTTTGGTTAGACCCTGTCCTTCTAACAAGTCTGCATCTTGCATTACCACTGAGGAATCCTGCGCAACATTGCAGGACTCAGAAATCATTCCTGCCTTGGAAGTATGATCTGCTGtgttgctctgtgctgctgaagtcCCATTTGCAACCTGCAAGTGTGTAACCTGTGCTTCTTTACCAGAGGATGTTAAGGTGTTGGGGGGTTCGCAGGGTTTGGGAGACGCTGACGGGATAGAGGCAGTTGGGTGGCTCTGAGACCCCTGGGCCTGCTGGCAAGGAGCAGCACCTTTGGCTGGCGGGGGAGcgagcagcagctgctccgACACTGCAGACTCCAGCGGTGAGGAGGCAGGCACCTCTGCCGTGCTCGGCTCTGGGGCAGAGGGGGCTTTCACTGCCTGGTCGGGGCTCACGGCCTCTTTGGAAGGAGAGTCAGAGATGCTGGCGCCGCTCGCTGCAGCTGTGCCGCCCGCTGGCGCTGTGGTTACAGCCTGTGATGCTGCCGGGGCGTTTTCTGGCGGCCCTTTGCCACCTGAGGGCTTTGCCACTGTTTCCACAGGAGCACAGTCCACCTTCCCTGCATCTTTGCAAGGAACTGCTGGGCAGGACACTTTATTATTGACCGTTAGGTGTTTCTTTGTGCTTGGCTTTTTGTTCGTCCTTTTTGATTTCGCACTGGATGGCAAGCCAGCAGCCGCTTTTTGCGGGGAAGCGTTTATGGAATTAGATGCACTGGTTAATACCGAAACCTCTGCAGGCACTGAAGATGCCACAGAAGCTGGCAATGACACACAGTTGACTGTGGCAATCTGGTTATTGACAGTTGCAGGATTGGTGGGGTGGCTGAGAGACAAGTGCAAGCAGCTCTGTCCAGCCATTTGCGATATGCTTTGATTGAGGTTAGCTAAAGCACCAAATGTGTTGAGGGCAACATTGGTATTTGGATCTTCGCTGGTGGTGGGCTGAATAATTTGCATAGGGGCTTGGTTTGAAGCTCCAGATGAAGACATCACAGGCTGCAATGCAAAAAGCTGCCCATTTAATGAGATAGTCTGAGGGTGCTGTTGGTTGGACATTGTCACCGAAAATGTCTGGGTAGAGCTAGAAGATGGCAAAGAAGATGGCCTTGGTAATATATGGACAAGGTGTTTCCCTCCAAAAGTCTGTGGAAGAGAGGCATTTTGCATGGTG
Proteins encoded:
- the USF3 gene encoding basic helix-loop-helix domain-containing protein USF3 isoform X1, encoding MVPALGPPRSAPGQTALFSETMPEMTENETPTKKQHRKKNRETHNAVERHRKKKINAGINRIGELIPCSPALKQSKNMILDQAFKYITEMKRQNDELLLNGGNNEQAEEIKKLRKQLDELQKENGRYIELLKANDICLYDDPTIHWKGNLKNAKVSVVIPSDQVQKNIIVYSNGTQPNGNNQGASVQGITFNVSHNLQKQTANVVPVQRTCNLVTPVTIAGIYPTENKPWSQPTVSPLASAQTAPAGNVLELSTPENERGVPTAAPASSQSTPQPVAEQELQCSSNNAPQNEQNPPKSRSDEEGTKSTKKTLLQGTSLPSSASVEASHGQQVNATCSNTHSSRSDLQESCTVSTTDTACVPPVRPSAAESCSSANVPKSTDVVSSAGTPATSAAEGVKAVTAISTLAASPLENCWSFSGSSGVGTSDLKNMSSLSRMPSAGNTQTTWTTLQLAGNTVQPLSQTPSGIMTALLNEPVNGAGAVSSAHSRPLTTSISLHASLPGDGQAAEQIVVTLPSCPPLPIQPLISQPQVKAQAAGNILPLNSAMQVIQMAQPVASAVTGAPANQNVIILQPPNPAPCPPIVRAEVPSQNVSQQIVIIQAANQNPLPLLSAQPSASVRVPMNGPTAVANSSGTMQNASLPQTFGGKHLVHILPRPSSLPSSSSTQTFSVTMSNQQHPQTISLNGQLFALQPVMSSSGASNQAPMQIIQPTTSEDPNTNVALNTFGALANLNQSISQMAGQSCLHLSLSHPTNPATVNNQIATVNCVSLPASVASSVPAEVSVLTSASNSINASPQKAAAGLPSSAKSKRTNKKPSTKKHLTVNNKVSCPAVPCKDAGKVDCAPVETVAKPSGGKGPPENAPAASQAVTTAPAGGTAAASGASISDSPSKEAVSPDQAVKAPSAPEPSTAEVPASSPLESAVSEQLLLAPPPAKGAAPCQQAQGSQSHPTASIPSASPKPCEPPNTLTSSGKEAQVTHLQVANGTSAAQSNTADHTSKAGMISESCNVAQDSSVVMQDADLLEGQGLTKMLSDLTKERTAVEKTSSFTVQEEHSNFPMENSKSAESNVALPEKQELLLMNTESDALSQPHSCVSDQEVVSASLITSRQADSPMSTSSGSSRGFSVASMLPDTTREDVTSSTSTSTCNSCTFSEQTDIVALAARAIFDQESLEKGGGGIQVNTRDVISKSEVTPLEREQQPFKPQSVKENNAGPLEAAPNKFSAHETVQTNVDRQVEKPSCSVGGVETSNTPLQISTSQTPSITSLSVNNLIHQSRIVHPLVSCSGLSQSSEPASVPATVSLSLPSSTYINPSPGPALMSEYAQEQLNAIRASSMQAPQLQESHLKQQNHEGRKDSAKRAVQDDLLLSTAKRQKQCQTAPIRLEGMALMNRTPEGIADQTQMLVSQIPPNSSNSVAPVSNQGHADGLNRLFPPNSNFVPPALRQTEVQCGSQPPLSEQPGQAGQHLQPIQHVPAQGISHLHSNHPYLKQQQAGQLRERHHLYQLQHHVTHGENSVHSQPHSVHQQRTIQQEVQMQKKRNLIQGTQATQLSLQQKHHGSDQTRQKGGQPHPHHQQMQQQMQQHFGASQPEKNCENPATSRNHHNHPQSHINQDIMHQQQQDVGSRQQGSASEHVSGHNQMQRLMTSRGLEQQMVSQASIVSRPSDMTCTPHRQERNRVSSYSAEALIGKTPSNSEQRIGISLQGPRVSDQLEMRSYLDVSRSKGLAIHNMQGRLSVDHTVGSDVQRLSDCQTFKPSGPNQQPTGNFDVQASRNSEIGNSVSSLRGMQSQAFRIGQNAAPSIERQKRLPYQPVQGIPTGNTLPSRENENTCHQSFMQSLLAPHLGDQVSGSQRSIADHQRNTQCGASSTIEYNCPPARESVHIRRDGDGQSRESCDMSIGAINTRNSSLTIPFSSSSSSGDIQGRNTSPNISAQKSNPMRMTDSHGTKNHMNTPVSSNMHGVVRPAHPHPAVSHGNGEQGQPSVRQPNSSVTQRSRHPLQDNGGSKIRQPERNRSGNQRHGNVFDPSLPHLPLSTSGSMILGRQQSTIEKRGSIVRFMSDGPQVSNDNVAPDQHTLSQNFGFPFIPEGGMNPPINANASFIPPVTQPSATRTPALIPVDPQNTLPSFYPPYSPAHPTLSNDISIPYFPNQMFPNPSTEKPSSGGLNNRFGSILSPPRPVGFAQPSFPLLPDMPPMHMTNTSHLSNFNLTSLFPEIATALPPDGSAMSPLLSIANTSASDSSKQPSNRPAHNISHILGHDCSSAV
- the USF3 gene encoding basic helix-loop-helix domain-containing protein USF3 isoform X2, with the translated sequence MPEMTENETPTKKQHRKKNRETHNAVERHRKKKINAGINRIGELIPCSPALKQSKNMILDQAFKYITEMKRQNDELLLNGGNNEQAEEIKKLRKQLDELQKENGRYIELLKANDICLYDDPTIHWKGNLKNAKVSVVIPSDQVQKNIIVYSNGTQPNGNNQGASVQGITFNVSHNLQKQTANVVPVQRTCNLVTPVTIAGIYPTENKPWSQPTVSPLASAQTAPAGNVLELSTPENERGVPTAAPASSQSTPQPVAEQELQCSSNNAPQNEQNPPKSRSDEEGTKSTKKTLLQGTSLPSSASVEASHGQQVNATCSNTHSSRSDLQESCTVSTTDTACVPPVRPSAAESCSSANVPKSTDVVSSAGTPATSAAEGVKAVTAISTLAASPLENCWSFSGSSGVGTSDLKNMSSLSRMPSAGNTQTTWTTLQLAGNTVQPLSQTPSGIMTALLNEPVNGAGAVSSAHSRPLTTSISLHASLPGDGQAAEQIVVTLPSCPPLPIQPLISQPQVKAQAAGNILPLNSAMQVIQMAQPVASAVTGAPANQNVIILQPPNPAPCPPIVRAEVPSQNVSQQIVIIQAANQNPLPLLSAQPSASVRVPMNGPTAVANSSGTMQNASLPQTFGGKHLVHILPRPSSLPSSSSTQTFSVTMSNQQHPQTISLNGQLFALQPVMSSSGASNQAPMQIIQPTTSEDPNTNVALNTFGALANLNQSISQMAGQSCLHLSLSHPTNPATVNNQIATVNCVSLPASVASSVPAEVSVLTSASNSINASPQKAAAGLPSSAKSKRTNKKPSTKKHLTVNNKVSCPAVPCKDAGKVDCAPVETVAKPSGGKGPPENAPAASQAVTTAPAGGTAAASGASISDSPSKEAVSPDQAVKAPSAPEPSTAEVPASSPLESAVSEQLLLAPPPAKGAAPCQQAQGSQSHPTASIPSASPKPCEPPNTLTSSGKEAQVTHLQVANGTSAAQSNTADHTSKAGMISESCNVAQDSSVVMQDADLLEGQGLTKMLSDLTKERTAVEKTSSFTVQEEHSNFPMENSKSAESNVALPEKQELLLMNTESDALSQPHSCVSDQEVVSASLITSRQADSPMSTSSGSSRGFSVASMLPDTTREDVTSSTSTSTCNSCTFSEQTDIVALAARAIFDQESLEKGGGGIQVNTRDVISKSEVTPLEREQQPFKPQSVKENNAGPLEAAPNKFSAHETVQTNVDRQVEKPSCSVGGVETSNTPLQISTSQTPSITSLSVNNLIHQSRIVHPLVSCSGLSQSSEPASVPATVSLSLPSSTYINPSPGPALMSEYAQEQLNAIRASSMQAPQLQESHLKQQNHEGRKDSAKRAVQDDLLLSTAKRQKQCQTAPIRLEGMALMNRTPEGIADQTQMLVSQIPPNSSNSVAPVSNQGHADGLNRLFPPNSNFVPPALRQTEVQCGSQPPLSEQPGQAGQHLQPIQHVPAQGISHLHSNHPYLKQQQAGQLRERHHLYQLQHHVTHGENSVHSQPHSVHQQRTIQQEVQMQKKRNLIQGTQATQLSLQQKHHGSDQTRQKGGQPHPHHQQMQQQMQQHFGASQPEKNCENPATSRNHHNHPQSHINQDIMHQQQQDVGSRQQGSASEHVSGHNQMQRLMTSRGLEQQMVSQASIVSRPSDMTCTPHRQERNRVSSYSAEALIGKTPSNSEQRIGISLQGPRVSDQLEMRSYLDVSRSKGLAIHNMQGRLSVDHTVGSDVQRLSDCQTFKPSGPNQQPTGNFDVQASRNSEIGNSVSSLRGMQSQAFRIGQNAAPSIERQKRLPYQPVQGIPTGNTLPSRENENTCHQSFMQSLLAPHLGDQVSGSQRSIADHQRNTQCGASSTIEYNCPPARESVHIRRDGDGQSRESCDMSIGAINTRNSSLTIPFSSSSSSGDIQGRNTSPNISAQKSNPMRMTDSHGTKNHMNTPVSSNMHGVVRPAHPHPAVSHGNGEQGQPSVRQPNSSVTQRSRHPLQDNGGSKIRQPERNRSGNQRHGNVFDPSLPHLPLSTSGSMILGRQQSTIEKRGSIVRFMSDGPQVSNDNVAPDQHTLSQNFGFPFIPEGGMNPPINANASFIPPVTQPSATRTPALIPVDPQNTLPSFYPPYSPAHPTLSNDISIPYFPNQMFPNPSTEKPSSGGLNNRFGSILSPPRPVGFAQPSFPLLPDMPPMHMTNTSHLSNFNLTSLFPEIATALPPDGSAMSPLLSIANTSASDSSKQPSNRPAHNISHILGHDCSSAV